In Lactobacillus intestinalis, one DNA window encodes the following:
- a CDS encoding type IV toxin-antitoxin system AbiEi family antitoxin domain-containing protein produces MNQQALIKKLAGDHNGTLTHNQLINNNISSYNINLALKSGLLERTRPGIYQESDTTEDIFYSLQQKYKRGVYSLETALYLWNLSDQYPFSLDMTFPRGYNHANLDLDIKAHYQIKSLQDIGITETKSFNGNTIKVYSPERTLAEILRTVNMVDIEIITNAYKTWAKRSKKDINALMDFAEKFKVMDKVNSYLEVLL; encoded by the coding sequence ATGAATCAGCAAGCATTAATTAAAAAATTGGCCGGAGACCATAATGGGACTCTTACACATAATCAGTTAATTAACAATAATATCTCAAGTTATAACATTAACTTAGCTTTAAAATCAGGATTACTTGAGCGCACACGCCCAGGTATATATCAAGAATCTGACACTACGGAAGATATTTTTTATAGTCTGCAACAAAAATATAAACGAGGTGTCTACTCTTTAGAAACAGCTTTATATTTATGGAATCTAAGTGATCAATATCCTTTTAGTTTAGATATGACTTTTCCAAGGGGCTATAATCATGCAAATTTGGACTTGGATATTAAAGCTCATTATCAAATAAAATCTCTCCAAGATATTGGAATCACAGAAACAAAATCCTTTAACGGAAATACTATTAAAGTATATTCTCCAGAACGAACTTTGGCCGAGATTTTACGCACTGTTAATATGGTAGATATTGAAATAATAACTAACGCTTATAAAACATGGGCAAAAAGAAGTAAAAAGGATATTAATGCATTGATGGATTTTGCTGAAAAATTTAAAGTAATGGATAAGGTAAATAGTTATTTAGAGGTATTACTGTGA
- a CDS encoding tyrosine-type recombinase/integrase: protein MRQIVKPIKDSWVLRSVQESLLKDFDLGCRNYTIFQTGKATLLRVSDVLRLKKSDVYDKRGRVKKNAYIIDKKTKKPNTLYLNPIRHDLETYYDWLEKWQKENPTQTVFYSPWLFPSFKRPEKHIDERRYYMIMYKVGKKLNIDYLGTHTMRKTGAYRVYEQTNHNIALVMKLLNHSSEDMTLAYLGLDQETREHILDTIDFG, encoded by the coding sequence ATGAGACAGATAGTTAAGCCAATCAAAGATTCTTGGGTCTTGCGCTCAGTTCAAGAGTCTCTTTTGAAAGATTTCGATCTGGGATGCAGGAACTATACTATTTTCCAAACGGGTAAGGCTACCTTGCTTAGAGTTAGTGATGTACTACGATTAAAGAAGTCAGATGTATATGATAAGCGGGGGCGCGTTAAGAAAAACGCCTATATAATAGATAAAAAAACTAAGAAGCCAAATACTTTATATCTTAATCCCATTAGACATGATTTAGAGACTTACTACGATTGGCTAGAAAAGTGGCAAAAGGAAAATCCCACTCAAACTGTCTTTTACAGCCCATGGTTATTTCCCTCTTTTAAACGTCCCGAGAAGCACATTGATGAGCGTCGCTACTACATGATTATGTATAAAGTAGGGAAGAAGCTAAATATCGATTATCTTGGTACACACACGATGAGAAAGACGGGTGCCTATCGCGTCTACGAACAAACTAATCACAATATCGCTTTAGTAATGAAGTTGTTAAATCACTCATCTGAAGACATGACTCTAGCTTATTTAGGACTAGATCAAGAAACCCGTGAACACATTCTAGATACAATTGATTTTGGATAG
- a CDS encoding listeriolysin S family TOMM bacteriocin: protein MSIISQSSNGYSDTQNPNAMQYASGCCSCSCSCSCSCSCTSAATANLK, encoded by the coding sequence ATGAGCATTATTAGTCAAAGCAGTAATGGATATTCTGACACGCAGAATCCTAATGCTATGCAATATGCTAGTGGTTGCTGTTCATGTTCATGTTCCTGTTCATGCTCTTGTTCTTGCACAAGTGCAGCTACAGCCAACCTCAAGTAA
- a CDS encoding ATP-binding cassette domain-containing protein: protein MNEALVLKNLQVILNKKQIINFQGQTIRINQGDKVALLGKNGAGKTTLINAIIGKIPYVGQIYKNFDDNDIGIVFQNNEYSDLMKVKELIDLIFRSKHNRAVNLNKFCQEYNLTELLNKYIKNISVGEKQRLTIGLVLSQTKKIFFLDELTSGLDYEKREFLENDVKTKTKDATVIQITHYFEEIEDWANKIIILDQGKLLFQGSIKEILKEYPHYSCIKVVNIDKKIYQSLLKRWPDIQIYNNRIFTKNIIQNTEVTNFLSQSLIPYQVKKGNIYTTYLLVVGKSNGTKSNSKFENAI from the coding sequence ATGAACGAAGCCTTAGTTTTAAAAAATTTGCAGGTTATTTTAAACAAAAAACAAATAATAAATTTTCAAGGTCAAACTATTCGTATTAATCAAGGAGACAAAGTAGCACTACTTGGAAAAAATGGGGCTGGTAAAACCACCCTCATTAATGCAATTATTGGAAAGATTCCCTACGTAGGTCAAATTTATAAAAATTTTGATGATAATGACATAGGGATTGTCTTTCAAAATAATGAATACAGTGACTTAATGAAAGTAAAGGAGTTAATAGACTTAATTTTTAGAAGTAAGCACAATAGGGCTGTTAATTTAAATAAATTTTGTCAGGAATATAATCTAACAGAGTTATTAAACAAATATATTAAAAATATATCTGTTGGTGAAAAACAACGATTAACAATCGGCCTAGTATTGTCCCAAACAAAAAAAATATTTTTTTTAGATGAACTCACATCGGGCCTAGACTATGAAAAAAGAGAGTTTTTAGAAAATGATGTTAAGACAAAAACAAAAGATGCAACTGTCATACAGATAACACACTATTTTGAAGAAATTGAAGATTGGGCTAATAAAATAATAATTTTAGATCAAGGGAAATTATTATTTCAAGGTTCTATTAAAGAGATTTTAAAAGAATATCCTCACTATTCATGTATCAAAGTTGTGAATATAGATAAAAAAATATATCAATCTTTATTAAAAAGATGGCCAGATATACAGATTTATAATAATAGAATTTTTACAAAGAATATAATTCAAAACACTGAAGTGACAAATTTTCTTTCTCAATCTTTAATTCCTTATCAAGTTAAGAAAGGTAATATCTACACAACTTATCTGTTGGTAGTAGGAAAATCAAATGGTACGAAATCTAATTCAAAGTTTGAAAATGCAATTTAG
- a CDS encoding ABC transporter permease — MVRNLIQSLKMQFRVPIAVFFSLIFPIIMMVTMLISYGNFSIGNGLHFIDKYFLVSISIGILPLALISFPIWVSENIQSKVLERLQYLGVNTYKLMIADLLSYLILAILEIFFNILVARILFNLSIPNFQYVLAFFIQSIYCIFVLFVVGLSFAIIIPNTRVIMPLGMIIMFLTYMFIGVFVRFNELPKKIINISNYLPIKYMTNNFFSIWTGRQLWNGDFLKLNTLWMIITVILTLLVYKFKYRGVTK, encoded by the coding sequence ATGGTACGAAATCTAATTCAAAGTTTGAAAATGCAATTTAGAGTTCCTATAGCTGTATTTTTCTCATTAATATTTCCAATTATCATGATGGTTACTATGCTAATTTCATATGGGAATTTTTCAATAGGAAATGGGCTTCATTTTATTGATAAGTATTTCTTAGTTAGTATAAGTATTGGGATATTACCTTTGGCTCTAATTAGTTTTCCAATTTGGGTATCTGAAAATATACAAAGCAAAGTACTGGAAAGATTACAATATTTAGGCGTTAATACCTATAAATTAATGATTGCGGATTTGCTTTCGTACCTAATTTTAGCTATCCTAGAGATTTTTTTTAATATTTTAGTAGCACGTATTTTATTTAATCTTTCAATTCCTAATTTTCAGTACGTTTTGGCATTTTTTATTCAAAGTATATATTGTATTTTTGTGCTTTTTGTAGTTGGTTTATCTTTCGCTATCATAATACCTAATACAAGAGTAATCATGCCCTTAGGAATGATTATAATGTTTTTGACATATATGTTTATTGGGGTATTTGTTAGATTTAATGAATTACCTAAGAAGATAATTAATATTAGTAATTATCTTCCAATTAAATATATGACAAATAATTTCTTTAGTATTTGGACTGGACGTCAGCTTTGGAATGGTGATTTTTTAAAACTTAATACGCTTTGGATGATAATTACTGTAATTTTGACCTTACTAGTATACAAATTTAAATATAGAGGAGTTACAAAATGA
- a CDS encoding LlsX family protein: MKKLMHKQEYRIILEIIGGIVLSIVINFVSISIGYTKYFYLDNFKKEYFIKLLGLPIYKIYNKIGTPILANMIFIGVICSILVVFLMELFIARKQRGATND, translated from the coding sequence ATGAAAAAATTGATGCATAAACAAGAATATAGAATTATCTTAGAAATAATTGGAGGAATAGTATTATCCATAGTAATCAATTTTGTATCTATTAGTATAGGATACACAAAATATTTTTATTTAGATAATTTTAAAAAAGAATATTTTATCAAGCTTTTAGGATTACCAATATATAAAATCTATAATAAAATTGGAACTCCTATTTTAGCTAATATGATATTTATAGGTGTAATTTGCTCCATATTAGTAGTATTTTTAATGGAATTATTTATTGCTAGAAAACAAAGAGGCGCTACGAATGATTGA
- a CDS encoding SagB family peptide dehydrogenase: MIDIKLKGMLNQHTLAKEDLHNISNSDNHNVYSQLILANANSEMLSYMLNLNHQKLNDFKSMLAYNQINEAGLINEAQYLNEVSDSSVIKLPAPKRQIGVSITKVLSKRHSCRKFSSIPISKRVLSTLLHYSWGTSPRKIYTDSLTINTRYYASGGGLYPIKVYIYCNNVEDMKSGFYLYQPLSNTLLPLSQDKAINIDNFYEGEGIEVSSSNLSVFYGFRVSSLYLKYGELSLLLAIAEVGEMSQNFDLVATSLGLSGCTIAGFKKRYIENILDFDHIDEHILLSSICGKE, encoded by the coding sequence ATGATTGATATTAAACTGAAAGGTATGCTTAACCAACATACTTTGGCCAAAGAAGATTTACATAATATTTCAAATAGTGATAATCATAATGTGTATTCTCAACTAATACTAGCTAATGCTAATTCTGAGATGCTAAGCTACATGTTAAATCTAAATCATCAAAAATTAAATGATTTTAAAAGTATGTTAGCTTACAATCAAATAAATGAAGCGGGTTTAATAAACGAAGCACAATATTTAAATGAGGTATCCGATTCATCCGTTATAAAATTACCAGCACCTAAAAGACAAATAGGAGTAAGTATTACCAAAGTTCTTTCCAAAAGACATAGTTGTCGAAAATTTAGTAGTATTCCCATTTCTAAACGTGTCCTCTCTACGTTGCTACATTATTCTTGGGGTACATCTCCAAGAAAAATATACACGGACAGTCTTACGATAAACACGAGATATTATGCGTCTGGTGGTGGATTGTATCCTATTAAAGTATATATCTATTGCAATAATGTTGAAGACATGAAGTCGGGTTTTTATCTGTACCAGCCTTTATCTAATACTTTACTTCCATTATCGCAAGATAAAGCTATAAATATTGATAATTTTTACGAGGGAGAAGGGATAGAGGTTTCTTCTTCTAATTTGAGCGTATTTTATGGTTTTAGAGTGAGTTCATTATATTTAAAATATGGAGAATTATCATTATTACTGGCTATAGCAGAAGTTGGGGAGATGTCTCAAAATTTTGATTTAGTGGCTACATCATTAGGCTTATCTGGTTGTACCATTGCGGGTTTTAAAAAAAGATATATAGAAAATATATTAGATTTTGATCATATTGATGAACATATATTGTTAAGCAGTATTTGTGGAAAAGAGTAA